The following nucleotide sequence is from Solidesulfovibrio carbinolicus.
ACGCAGCAGACGTCGTTGCCCATCTCGGCAAAACAGGCGGCGCTCACCAGACCAACGTACCCGGTGCCTACGATACAAAGATTCATACCTATATCTCGTTGTTAGGGTTGCCCCCGCCGGCTCGAAGGGCGGGCGGGGAACGGGGCGGAAGAATATCTGCGCATGGCGGCAGGGCCCCGTCATCGAAGAAAGTTGTTCGCACTTACGGATTCGTCGGACCTTTGTCAACAATTCACGGCCCGCTCCACCCCGTTTCCGTCGGTTGCCACCCATTTGTAAAACGCTTACCCTTCCTTGACACTGTCTTTAAGGAGCGCGTCATGCCCTTGCTTGCGGTCAACGTCGATCATGTGGCCACCATCCGCCAGGCCCGGCTGGCCAAAAGCCCGGACCCCGTGGCCGCCGCCGCCCTGGCCGAACTCGGCGGCGCGCGCGCCATCATCGTGCACCTGCGCGAGGATCGCCGCCACATCGGCGACCGCGACGTCCATGTGCTGCGCGAGACCATCAAAACCCGGCTGCACCTGGAAATGGCCGCCACCGAAGAGATGCTCGGCATAGCGCTTAAGCGCAAGCCCGACATGGTCTGTCTGGTGCCGGAAAAACGCCAGGAGCTGACCACCGAGGGCGGCCTTGGCGTGGCCGGCCGCGAAGCTGAACTGACCGCCTACGTGGCCAAACTGGACGAGGCCGGCATTCCCACGAGCTTGTTTATTGATCCCGACCCGCGCCAGATCGAGGCGAGCAAAGCCGTGGGCGCGGCTTACGTCGAACTGCACACCGGGGCCTTTGCCGACGCCGCCACCCCGGCCGCCCGGCAAAAGGAACTCGACCGGCTGCTGGCCGCCATCCCCCTGGCCAAGAGCCAGGGGCTTGGCGTCAACCTCGGCCACGGCCTGGACTACGACAATATCCATGCCTTCAAGGACACGCCGGGGGTCAGCGAGTATTCCATCGGCCACAGCATCGTGGCCCGGGCCGTGCTGACCGGCATGGTGGAGGCCGTCTCCACCATGTGCGCCATCATCGACGGGTTTCCCGACTAGTGTCGCCTCCCTTAAAAAATACGATAGTATTTTTAAGAAAAACAAATGGTTTTAGCATGTTGACTACAAAACACCATATGCGCTTTTCGCGGACGCGACACTAGCCGCCCATGATCCGGGGGCTTGGCATCGACGTGGTGGAACTCGATCGCATCGAGGCCGCCCTGGCCCGCTTCGGCGCGCGGTTTCTGGCCCGCATCCTGACGCCGGCCGAACGGGCCGCCCTGCCCCCGATACCGCTCACCCGCACGGCCGGGCTGTTCGCCGCCAAGGAAGCCGCCGCCAAGGCCCTGGGCACGGGCTTTGCCCAGGGCGTGGCCTTCCATACCCTGGAGATTCTCTCCGACGCCGCCGGCCGCCCGGCCTTGACGCTCCACGGCCCGGCCCTGACCAGGGCCGAGGTTCTCGGCGCGACGTCCTGGCACGTGAGCATCAGCCACAGCCGCGACACCGCCGCCGCCGTGGTGGTGCTCGAAGGTTGACCCGGCGGTCCGGCGGCCACCTGCTCGCATACCCCGACTCGCGGCAATCCCTCTCAACCGTCACGCCAAAATCGACGTCGCGTCCTGAACAATAGAGGCGATGGCCAGCCCGCGCGGACAGGCCGCCTGGGCCGGGGAGAAATCCATGGAGCCAAGCTTTGTGCGCACGCTCTCGGGCAGGCTGGCAAAAAGCTCCCGGGCGATGCCCCGTTCACCATAGTCGCGGTAATACATCATGGCCCGCATGACGTCGGCCACAGGCACGGCTCCACCCATGGCCGCGCCGCAGATGGACGAACACCCGGCGCAGTAGTCGCCGCAGGTGGCCTCGGCAAAGCGGCGCAGGGACTTGATATCCTCGCCGGCCAGGGCCGTGCGGTCCCGGGCGGCGGCCACGTTGGCCCCGAGGATGGTGAGATTGGGCATTTGCGAGCAGATGGAGGCGATGTCGGGATTGTTCCAGACCGCCTTCAACTTGGCCTGCTTGTCGGTGAAGCCCTTTTCCAGGAACCGGCCGGCCATGTCGAGTTCGGCCGGGCTGTCGGATTTGACCGGCCCGCCGCCCTGGGTCTTCATGGCTACGACCCCGATACCGGCCTTTTTACAGGCGGCAAGGGCCTGGCGCATCTTGGCCTCATGCATGAGGCGGAAGTTGTAGGAGATCATGCAGGCGTCGATCCAATCCAAGCCGGCCGCGCCCTGCAGACAGTCTTCCATGTTATTGTGGGTGCTAAAGCCGAAGTTCTTGATCTTGCCGGCCTTTTTGGCCTTGGCCGCCCAGTCCTTGAGCTGGCCGTCGAGCTCGGCCGGCGACGAGATGGCGTGGATGTAGAAAAGCTCCACATGGTTGGTCTTGAGCCGGGCCAGGGCGGCGTCCAGGCGTTCGTCGAAGTTGCCGCCCTTGGGCGTGAGCTTGGTGGTCAGGACGATCTGGCCCCGCGCCTCGGGATTGCGGGCGAAAAATCGGCCAAACCCTTCCTCGGACAGGCCGTTGCCGTAGGCCTCGGCCGTGTCCCAGAAGTTGATGCCCCAGGCCAGGGCCTGCTTGAGGAGCAGTTGGTTGTTGACCGTGTCGAACATGCCGCCAAGGTTTAAAATCGAAACCTCCAGCCCGGTCTTGCCCAGCATCCGCCGGGGCATGGCCGCGCCGCCGGCCTCGGACTTTTCCTCGGCCGCCGCGGCCGCCGTCGGCAACGCGCCAAGACCGGCCACGGCCAGTCCACCTACGCCCAGGGTCTTCATGAGCTCGCGCCGGGTCAAACCGGCCTGACGGTCTTTTGCCATGGGAAACCTCCTTGTCAGGCCAGCATGCGGCCAGGACCTGAGCGGGACTCGTTTTCGCTGGTGACGCGTATGGCCCGAAGGCCGGAAACCGGACACTCGTGTTCGCACATGCCGCAGCCCACGCACCGGGCCGGATCCACATGGGGCTGCATCAGATGGATAAGCACCTCGACCTCGCGCCCGGAGGCGGCTCCGGGCAGAGCGGCGGCCAAGGCCAGCTCGGCCCCGCCGCCGCCGACCAGCCGCACCGGGTTGGCCTCGGGCGCGCCAAGGAGCCGAACGTAATAGTCGCCGCTAGCCGCATTGCCGGACACGGCCAAGGGCCGGGCCAGGGCCAGGGTCGAGCCTCGCACGCCGGCCAGGGGCAGCCGGCCGCCGCGCACCGGCTCGAAGACCTCGCGCACGAAGATGGCCTTGGGACTGACCGGGCAGACTTCCTGGCAGACGATGCACGGCCGGCCCATGGCCCAGGGCAGGCAGCGGGTACGGTCAACAAAGGCCGTGCCCAGGCGGAGAGGGCCGGCGGCGGCATGGTCGCCCTGGCCGAGTTTTTCCTGAAGCGTGAGCGGCCGGATGGCCGCCGTGGGGCAGACCTGGCCGCAGGCGATGCAGTTTGGCTGGCAGCCCGAGCGGCCCAGGCGGTAGTTGAGGATCGGCGTCCACAGCCCGATGAGTCCGGCTGTCGTGACCGAGGGCTGGATGATGTTGGACGGACAGACCCG
It contains:
- a CDS encoding pyridoxine 5'-phosphate synthase, encoding MPLLAVNVDHVATIRQARLAKSPDPVAAAALAELGGARAIIVHLREDRRHIGDRDVHVLRETIKTRLHLEMAATEEMLGIALKRKPDMVCLVPEKRQELTTEGGLGVAGREAELTAYVAKLDEAGIPTSLFIDPDPRQIEASKAVGAAYVELHTGAFADAATPAARQKELDRLLAAIPLAKSQGLGVNLGHGLDYDNIHAFKDTPGVSEYSIGHSIVARAVLTGMVEAVSTMCAIIDGFPD
- a CDS encoding holo-[acyl-carrier-protein] synthase, whose amino-acid sequence is MIRGLGIDVVELDRIEAALARFGARFLARILTPAERAALPPIPLTRTAGLFAAKEAAAKALGTGFAQGVAFHTLEILSDAAGRPALTLHGPALTRAEVLGATSWHVSISHSRDTAAAVVVLEG
- a CDS encoding aldo/keto reductase gives rise to the protein MAKDRQAGLTRRELMKTLGVGGLAVAGLGALPTAAAAAEEKSEAGGAAMPRRMLGKTGLEVSILNLGGMFDTVNNQLLLKQALAWGINFWDTAEAYGNGLSEEGFGRFFARNPEARGQIVLTTKLTPKGGNFDERLDAALARLKTNHVELFYIHAISSPAELDGQLKDWAAKAKKAGKIKNFGFSTHNNMEDCLQGAAGLDWIDACMISYNFRLMHEAKMRQALAACKKAGIGVVAMKTQGGGPVKSDSPAELDMAGRFLEKGFTDKQAKLKAVWNNPDIASICSQMPNLTILGANVAAARDRTALAGEDIKSLRRFAEATCGDYCAGCSSICGAAMGGAVPVADVMRAMMYYRDYGERGIARELFASLPESVRTKLGSMDFSPAQAACPRGLAIASIVQDATSILA